From the genome of Lotus japonicus ecotype B-129 chromosome 6, LjGifu_v1.2, one region includes:
- the LOC130724905 gene encoding protein FAR1-RELATED SEQUENCE 5-like yields MREAVKVVFPNATHRLCEWHIQQNCLEKIKIPDFLNEFKTLIYGNFTPERFETKWLQVIEKYGIGINSFIKRYVQCKNSILDFIYNFERAVEEYMHNELASDFKSSYGEPVLITALSHIEQGAAKLLTLNMFREVRHMIQRALNLNLVERSEIGTTVMIKFSICRHPNTQFLVIYDKNQNMFDCDCGFSEYVGIPCSHIICAMRTENMNEFPANLVSKRWLKTTKADSLQSIPAMEVDTDRMKTPRRGAISAACNFLSEYGADDSSDFSNVIEDIYKLVKKFQKRRHPNSAATNLFVIDAEEDEDSSVEIDGDNTADTPVPSLGGDNGGPSSMSTVKAKRKVGDRRTQKDVKRNTGSSQAMVSPTIEQPQADIEAPPMSFPNSLRARFYNLSILLLHTSNRLMALSRRLNIGCGSEFCLELLLHCVA; encoded by the exons ATGCGTGAAGCAGTAAAGGTTGTGTTTCCTAATGCTACTCATAGGCTTTGTGAATGGCATATTCAGCAAAACTGTCTTGAGAAAATTAAGATTCCAGATTTCTTGAATGAATTTAAGACTTTGATTTATGGGAATTTCACTCCAGAACGTTTTGAAACTAAATGGCTGCAAGTGATTGAAAAGTATGGTATTG GCATTAACTCATTTATTAAGAGGTATGTGCAGTGCAAAAATAGCATCCTTGATTTCATTTATAACTTTGAGAGAGCTGTGGAGGAGTATATGCATAATGAGTTAGCCTCTGATTTCAAGTCAAGTTATGGTGAGCCTGTCttgattactgctttgagtcACATTGAACAAGGAGCAGCAAAGTTGTTGACATTGAATATGTTTAGGGAAGTGAGACATATGATTCAACGAGCACTTAACCTTAATCTTGTTGAACGATCAGAGATTGGTACCACAGTGATGATAAAGTTTAGCATTTGTCGTCATCCAAACACCCAGTTCTTGGTCATTTATGACAAGAATCAGAACATGTTTGATTGTGATTGTGGGTTTTCTGAATATGTTGGCATACCTTGTTCTCACATTATATGTGCTATGAGAACTGAGAACATGAATGAATTCCCTGCTAATCTTGTTTCTAAAAGGTGGCTGAAGACTACAAAGGCTGATTCATTACAATCTATCCCTGCTATGGAGGTTGATACTGATAGAATGAAAACGCCGCGTAGAGGTGCAATTTCTGCTGCATGCAACTTTCTGAGTGAATATGGTGCTGATGACTCTTCTGATTTCTCAAATGTTATCGAGGACATATACAAGCTTGTCAAGAAATTTCAGAAACGTCGCCATCCCAATTCTGCTGCAACCAATTTATTTGTCATTG atgctgaagaagatgaagattcatctGTTGAAATTGATGGTGATAACACTGCTGATACT CCAGTGCCATCATTAGGAGGAGATAATGGAGGGCCCAGTTCAATGAGTACAGTCAAAGCCAAAAGAAAG GTGGGAGATAGAAGAACCCAAAAGGATGTTAAACGCAACACTGGAAGTTCCCAAGCTATGGTGTCACCAACTATTGAGCAACCTCAAGCTGATATTGAAGCCCCTCCAATGAGTTTCCCCAATTCCCTGCGAGCCAGATTTTACAATCTTTCCATCCTTTTGCTTCATACCAGCAATCGCCTTATGGCACTCAGTAGAAGACTGAATATTGGATGTGGCTCTGAATTTTGCTTGGAATTGCTATTGCATTGTGTTGCTTAA
- the LOC130724906 gene encoding uncharacterized protein LOC130724906 translates to MAVGPEPAGTRPDPTRFSVQGSKIQSRCVSNSSSKVPFFSGYSFLHPFFSGCSFVLPFFSCCSFLLRLHLTSTKTIDTRVKLAYALARQWVGVYITPEAPNDEWVLEGLAGFLTDFFIKKHLGNNEARYLRYKEKMEEVNTNMEGSSNPTSESACQPILEGSSNPTTEDGNTDIALEPPPKRHRSKVWDEFERIIEKNGEVKAKCMYCNKKLSGNSKNGTNHLHTDKCQIHHVFHHTLGTYLL, encoded by the exons ATGGCAGTGGGGCCCGAACCCGCGGgtacccgacccgacccgaccaG GTTTTCAGTCCAAGGCTCCAAGATTCAATCCCGTTGTGTTTCCAATTCAAGTTCCAAGGTTCCTTTCTTCTCCGGCTACTCCTTCCTTCATCCTTTCTTCTCCGGCTGCTCCTTcgttcttcctttcttctcttGCTGCTCATTTCTTCTCCGGCTGCACCTCACATCGACGAAG ACTATTGATACAAGGGTCAAGCTTGCATATGCCCTTGCAAGACAGTGGGTTGGAGTGTATATCACTCCCGAGGCACCCAATGATG AGTGGGTCTTAGAAGGTCTTGCTGGTTTCTTGACAGATTTTTTCATTAAGAAACATTTGGGAAACAATGAGGCACGGTATCTGAGATACAag GAAAAAATGGAGGAAGTGAACACAAATATGGAAGGGTCCTCTAATCCTACTAGTGAAAGTGCATGTCAACCAATTTTGGAAGGATCCTCTAATCCTACAACTGAAGATGGTAATACGGATATAGCACTAGAACCTCCACCAAAGAGGCACAGAAGCAAGGTGTGGGATGAATTTGAAAGGATTATTGAGAAGAACGGGGAAGTCAAGGCGAAATGCATGTATTGTAATAAAAAGCTTAGTGGCAATTCAAAGAATGGAACAAATCACTTGCACactgataagtgccaaattcACCATGTTTTCCATCATACTTTAGGCACTTATCTATTGTAA
- the LOC130724907 gene encoding protein FAR1-RELATED SEQUENCE 5-like produces MADVNEYFSIDLSNDGGMSEDDDSEAVADDGNNENSNPDRCKLIPDLTADEIRELVFCSEKDAVEFYQHYAHFKGFGARKDDVRRDRKGNIISHQLVCNREDSSKWKVVLFEPEHNHGLTPASHVHLMPSFRGLTDGDKAQVDSLKLYGVRSCNIMRLLMGQKGGHESVGFLKKDLYNHVDKKKRISLGAGDAASALSYLQRKGEKDPMFFFQIHKISTYKKNKYNKPVVIFSGYNHHKETTIFACALVCDETIETYKWVLKALDEAMFGKQPKVVVTDGDKSMHRHGIG; encoded by the exons ATGGCAGATGTGAATGAATATTTCTCTATTGACTTGTCTAATGATGGAGGTATGAGTGAGGATGATGATTCTGAGGCTGTGGCTGATGATGGAAATAATGAGAATTCTAATCCAGATCGTTGCAAATTAATCCCTGACTTGACAGCTGATGAGATAAGGGAGCTGGTGTTTTGTTCTGAGAAGGATGCTGTTGAATTTTACCAACACTATGCCCATTTCAAAGGTTTTGGTGCAAGGAAAGATGATGTTCGTCGTGATCGAAAGGGTAATATTATTAGTCATCAACTGGTGTGTAATAGGGAAG ACTCAAGCAAGTGGAAGGTTGTGCTATTTGAACCAGAACACAATCATGGGTTGACACCTGCATCCCACGTTCATTTAATGCCCTCATTCAGGGGATTGACTGATGGTGACAAGGCTCAAGTAGATAGTCTAAAGTTGTATGGGGTGAGAAGTTGCAACATAATGAGGCTTTTGATGGGTCAGAAAGGTGGGCATGAATCGGTGGGTTttctgaaaaaggacttatatAATCATGTTGATAAGAAGAAAAGGATAAGTTTAGGTGCTGGAGATGCAGCTAGTGCATTGAGTTATTTGCAGCGTAAGGGGGAGAAGGatcccatgtttttttttcaaattcacaAGATCAG CACCTACAAGAAGAACAAGTACAACAAACCGGTTGTTATCTTTTCTGGTTACAATCATCACAAGGAGACTACAATTTTTGCATGTGCCTTGGTTTGTGATGAGACCATTGAGACTTACAAATGGGTCCTGAAAGCCTTGGATGAAGCTATGTTTGGAAAGCAACCCAAAGTTGTTGTGACTGATGGAGACAAATCTATGCATAGGCATGGCATCGGGTAG